DNA from Desmodus rotundus isolate HL8 chromosome X, HLdesRot8A.1, whole genome shotgun sequence:
TCTCCTGAGATACTGCTGCATTTGACTAAGTTCTCAGTGCACCCTTCACTCCATGCCAACCAGGAGGAGGACaggcctcctccttctctctagTCATTATCTGATTTCATGGGTCATCCTGAGGGAGAGAGACTTACCCTTTGAACCCTCATCCCTGAGCTGATTGTTACTTTCAGGGCATGCTCTACCCACACTgggtgcactcaggctccccaacTGCTCACCTGTAGTTAAGGTGCCTGCTGGCAGGGTGAATGACAGGggtggtggaggagagagagaaagagagggagagcctTTCtggatggtgggaggagggtacaTGACAAAGGCAGGTTCCTGCTTCCTTTGCTGGTTTAGCCCCAGTGCCACCTGGTACCTGGTGGAGAGCTGGGACTCAGTGTTGGAGGAAAGGCAGTCTCAGCAGGTGGTGGCTCTGTAGGGAAGGAGCTGGGGTGTTTACAGGGCCTTCATTGGCTGAGGCATCAGGCAGGACCAAAGCTGTCATGTGGGAGGAAGTGGAAGTGAGATTTTGGGCCTTTGCCCCTGATATGCTGTACACAGCTCACCCCCCACTGCATCATGCCCTGTTCTGCATCCTATCTGGTGCAGCCCTGTGTACAGAGACTTGAGGCCCCAGCAGAGGGTCTGATGGCCTCCCTGTGACTCATGAGTGCTGATGTGCCCTCCCACCCACAAGACCTCTGTCTTAGTAAGGGTGGGGTAGGTGGGGAACTGGAAAGAGGCTGAGAGGATAGAGGCCTCCTACCCGTCTAGTAACAGAACCAAAGCCACTTTGGGCTGCACTTACTCCCAAAGGATAGGAACTCTGGGGACCCCTTCAACTCTTTCCCTGgtgaaagggacagagaaggtGCCTGGTTGAAAAAATAGAATGAGCAAATAGTTCAATGACTTTCTGGAAAGGACCTGGCCAGCACTTTGAAGAAATGTTATTCTCAACACTCCCACACACACCTCTGCAGGCCCCTTGCACTCAGTGTTGAACAGGAGTCTGTAGTGGTCTCTCTGCCAAGTAATGAAATGCATGGAGAGGTGTTTGTGGCCTTTACAGCTCCCacagggaggagcctgggagTGACCCTGAACTCTAACCCCAGCCTCCATGTATCCTTAACCTATTTATCTAACCTTCCTGTGGAATCATCATCAATGAAATGGGCATAATTATTGAACCCATCTCATAGGGTTGttctaaggattaaatgaggcaatACATGGAAAGTTCTCAGCTTTCTCAGCGGATGGCCTGGCTGATAGCAAATGCTCAGTGAATTTGAGCTCTACCATCTGTGAGAAGAccaggggcctgtgggaggtgccctgccctggtgaggtCCTCTCTTCACACTCTGAGCAGGAAGGTTCCAAGGGAGTACCAGGCCTAGaaccagggccaggcagggagaggagtgAGGTTTTGCAGGAAGAGATCAGAGCTGGCACTTAACCTGAAGCTATGTtccaggagcaggggcaggaggcaTTGAGGAGTTTGCCATCTCTTCCTCAGTAGGGGGAAAGGGTGTTGAGGGacacagacagggagggaggccACCATGTCTGGAAGCGTGGACAGGTACAGCCCATTATGAGAAAAACAGTCTCATTGCTGGATAATCCTGAACCCACAGGAAGCACAGAACATGACTTCTCCCAGTGACTTGCCTTGCAGGCCATCAGAAGCTACCTCAGATGGGTGACCATGGGTACCTTCTCTGATTGTTGCTGTCCTTGTCCtcaccagccccaccccagcttcctgtcAGCCTTTTCTCATGGCTCCCTGAGAGTTCTGGCCAGTAAGAGGAACAAGGCAGACCCTTCTGGAGGAGGCCTTAGGTTCTCAGGGCTTTCACAGGGTTGCTAGCAAGTAGCCAACAAAACTTTGTTCTGCTGATGTTGCTGCCACTTGTGGCATAACTTGGATGCCCTCTCATGCTAGCGAATCTCTGTCCAATCAAAGGCATGTGCTCATACTAGACTATAATCTCCTTGAAAGCAGGAACCTTGTCTGGCCCATGACAGCATCTCTAGCCCCCAGCAAAGTGCTTGCATATAGTAGGCATTCAGCAAATTAATtggttggatgaatgaatgaatgaatacctgCATGCAGGAACAAATGAATGATATATTGGGTGTATGGTGTTTTTTGTACTAAATCAGGGAGTGTTCTTCTCAGGAAAAATCCAGGCCCTGCAGTTAGGGCAAGCCCCCTCAGATTCCTGGGGGCaggctgcctccctgctctgccccaagGGCATTATTGACCAGCATGCTGGGTCACCTCATGGTTTCCAGAGGGCACCCTGGCCCTAGGGAGCCAGTCTCTGGAGCCCTCTCTCAGAGGCAATACAGTGCATACTGCCAAGGACATCACCCACCAGTCTTCATGCACAAAGTGATGCTTTGCACAGCATCCTTCCTCTTGCCCCCCCCTCCTGCTTCAGAGAAACTCCTTGTTTCATGCATTTGACACATCTGAATTATCTAGAAATATCACAGAGTTGCTCATTTGTTAAAGCTGCCTTCCTCTAGCAAtgtgtcatttgtttatttctaatcCCATGGAGTGCTGGCCCATCTGTCTTGCTTGTTTTGGAGGCTGTGTTGATAATTTGGTGGTGAGCAGAGGAGGACTAGATGACCACAGGACTAAAGTCTAGACAGCTCAGACAGGTGAGGTCAAGAATCAGAGATGCCCAGCAAGACTGAGGATTATTGAATTATTATTGATCCCAACCAGACCGCAGGGCTGCACAGATCCTGGAGTTAGACAGGGTGCCTGCCTTCTCCATGGTAACCAGGCTAAATATGGATACGTTTCCATGGAGAGCCATATTGGCAGCTGCAGtcctgcttcctccaggaagcaccTGTGCTGGGTTCCTTTGGCCTCTCTAAAGGTGGCCAGAGGTTTCGTGGACATCAAGAGAGGGTATCTCACCTTTGAGGATGCCTGTTTCCAACAAGTGCTCCATTTTCCCAGCCCTAGAATGACCAGCATCCCCTTCTCTTGACACTTAGAAATTTGAAGtactcactggtgtggctcagtggattgaacacaggctgcgaaccaaagggtcgccggtttgattcccagtcagggcgcatgcctgggttgcaggccaggttcccagtgggggccatgtgagaggcaacaacacattgatgtttctctcctctttcttcctcccttcccctttctctaaaaataaataaataacatctttttttttaaaaaaaagaaatttggagagGTCACAGGTCAGACAGATGAGCTGATTGGAGGAAGTGACACTGGACCCAATAAGCATTCATGGAAGTGATTGCATCTGCACTGGTAGAgagctgggaggaaagggaatgCAACTGTTTGGAGGGAGACAGTGAAACAACTGTAATGACCACCTTGTGTAAATGCACTGCTGTTCCTGTTATCAAGTCTCTTTCAGAAGAATTATTACTagacagttttttgttttaatttaaaattttttttttcaatcgcAGTTTGGGGAATGGCCCCTTTCCATTTTCATAGACTATTCTAAtgtgacaggttttttttttttttctaaaaggaaagtTTCTGCTGCCTAGTTGAATGTGAACGAGTCAAATCTCTGCATATCTTAACTGTCTGATATAGCACTGTGGAATGAATCTTTGTGTCTGTTGAAGTCTAAACACATAAGCTGAGTATTAGGcttaaaaatactgtttaatcCCACTTGGCTATTTAGTCATTACATCATCTGTGTTTATATCAAAATCATCTGTTAAATTGGGGCTCTTCATGCACAGCTGATCACATGGGTGTGGTCGTATATATTAGGAAATGTCTgtaatgtgtatgtgtacatagaGAGATGGGTGTGCTCCCTGGTTAACTAAGatatagaaactttaaaaagatgtGGAGAGAGCTCTTAAGGCGATTATAAATTGTCTCCAAAGGAAGATTCatgttgtgtgttctatgttgcAGGTTGAGTGGCATCAGAGGCGAGTGATGGACGATCTGCAGTCACAGAACCTCTCCATGGACATGACCAACTCCTCTCCTGCCTTGCCCAACAACAGACTGGAGAATGGTATGGCCCAGCTGATCACCACGGAGGCCTGGAACATCAACTCCACAGACCTGGTAAAGAAGGCCCTGGTGACGGTGCCAGCCCCATCCATTCTGAACCCCCCAGCCGAGTCCCAGAGCGGCATGGCTCTAAAGGTGGCTGCCACTGTGTTGCAGCCCCTGTGCCTTGGGGAGAGCCCAGTGGTGATGCCCATTCACATGCAGGTGGAGGGAAGCTCCGCACCTGAGCTCAGCCCTAACAGCAATGCCACCTATGTTATGACCACGCAGGGCCCCGTGCAGCTGCCTGTGGTGCTGGAGCAGCATGTCTTTCAGCACCTCAACTCCCCTTTGGTCCTGCCGCAGGAGGCTCCATGCTCCTCCAATGCCATCCACAACAACCTCTTCCAGGCAGCCGAGGACCCCGAgacccagccccagctcctggaCTTGCGCATCCCCAGCCAGCCACAGGAGCCAACGTTGCCATTTGAAGCTGTGCTCCAGAATTTGTTTCCTGCACAGGGCACTCTTGGCCCTCCACCCTGTCAGCCTCCTCCTGGATATGCCCCTGTGCCCCCTCAGCCCTTTAACTCCCCCTTGTCCCCCCTGGTCCCGCCAGCCACCCTCTTGGTACCCTACCCTGTGATTGTCCCTTTGCCTGTGCCCATCCCAATTCCCATCCCCATCCCAGTGCCTCAGAGTTCTGAGTCCAAGTTCAGCCCCAGTTTATCCAAGCCACCATCTTCCTTTGGCCTACACCCCTTTAAAGGCACCCACACCCCTCTGGAGAAGGAGGAACTGAAGCCCTTCGACATCCTCCAGCCCAAGGAGTATTTCCAGCTCAGCCGCCACACAGTCATAAAGATGGGGGGTGAGAATGAGGCTCTGGATCTCTCCATGAAGTCGGTGCCCTGGCTCAAGGCTAGAGAAGTCAGTCCCCCAATCTGCCAGGAGGATACAGCTCTTGACCTATCGCTGGCAGCCCACCGGAAATCTGAGCCTTCCCCTGAGACTCTGTATAACAGCAGCAGGTCAGTGGACAGCCCACGTCACATGGTGACAGACAAACtgcccagaggcatggaaatgCCCTTTGCCCCTGCCACGCCCTATGAGGCCTCAGCCATGATGGATAGCCACAAAGGCAGCAATGCTGCTCAGCTGCCCAGCCAGCCCAGCCAGCCCAGTGGTGAGGTCAAGGCTGAAAATAACATTGAGATGGTGAGCAACTCTCAGGCGGCCAAGGTGATTGTCTCCGTGGAAGACGCCATGCCAACAATCTTCTGTGGCAAGATCAAAGGTCTCTCGGGTGTGTCCACCAAAAACTTCTCCTTCAAAAGAGAAGACTCGGTGTTTCAGGGCTATGACATCAACAGCCAAGAAGAATCCATGGGAAACACAGAGCTCCTTAGGAAACCTGTCAAAAGCCGAAACATAAAGTTCAAGAAAGTGAACTCCCAGGAAATACACATGCTCCCAATCAAAAAACAACGGCTGGCCACCTTTTTTCcgagaaaataaataatggctttttaaaaattttatgattatAATATGAGGAAAGGTGCATTGGTTTtataaaaaggcatttaaaacaaattatcttTGTTAATTATTTTGGGGAGTAGTTAGAAAGCAGGAAGGTGAATTGGCTCTAGAGGCCCTGTAAGctagtatcattttcttttttaatttttgacttttCACAAATGAGTAAATAAGAGCAACCTATTTTTCAAGCAGATTGCACATTTTTTGCAGCTTTAATGGAATATTGGGTGAATCAGAGGGGTAAAAAAGCTATTTTCATTGCCACAAAGTGCTTTGATGATGTAATACCTAATAAAGGGTAGGATGAATATttcacaataaatgtttgtttgcaCTAATTGATTGCAGCATTCTATCATTCTTAAAATTTGTATTCCTTAACTGGCATGGTTTAGCCCAAACTGTCACTTGTAAAGCACTACAAATTCTCTGTGTTTAGAAACCTAAGCTCTTCAGGCATATTGGGCAAAGAATAATTCTATTGGCCAAATAGAATTCAGAATATGTAtgaccttaagcaagtcactTCCCCCTCTAGGTCTCTaggtttcttcatttgtaaaaatgtgGCAAAGGGGGTAGGGTGGGAGGAGATGAGTTTCAAGTACCCTAGGCCTAGATTTCAGTTCACAGAGACACTAGTGTGTAGAATTCTGTGTCTGAACTTTCCATAGACTAAAACAAATATCTTTAAAAGGATGATTTAcctgcttcctctctgcctccatcccaGAATTTAGCTGGAAAGGATCTTATTTTCACTGGTAATAAGTTCTGAATAATTGAAAGTCTTACAAATCAAAAGTATTACCAAAGACCactcagaaagagaagaaagtttgTTGCTTGTGGATGGGGAGATGTCTGTCTTGTCAGTGTTACAGGCCCTGGGTAAATATCTGGAAGTGGGGtctgggagggaagagaaagacattTCTTAATGAATTTAGCACAGTGGTTCTCACCTAGGAGTGATCACGCCCCCCAGAGAACATCTGGCAATGCCTGGAAACACTTTGGGTTGTCACAGCTAGGGgagatgctactggcatctggtgggtagcatcccacaatgcacaggacagcacccACCAGAGAGAGAGCAATCCAGCTCAAATGTCActagtgctgaggctgagaactACTGCGTACGCCACATCTGGATGGATGGAAGGGATGTACCTGGGAGGAGGGAACAGTGCACTGCTCTCCTTGGACAGCCACACAAGTGAAGAACTGCGAGTGTGCATTTTAAACAGACCTGCTAGGTGCCACCTCACACTTGTGTCTGAAACCATGCTGGTGAGAGATTGATCATGGCCTGCCTGCTTTTAAACTTAGAGCTCTTTCTTTCGCTTCTCACAATTAGTATGTATCCAGCTGTTACTGTGAACACGAACAGGAGGCGAAGCAGTTGTGAGATTGTTCTTTTATTACCAGGCCCTCTGTGTATAAGATTATAACTTCAGCTGGTCCTGTACCATACACCCAGAatggcttttctttctcctgctcttttCCTGTGTTGTTAACACTTCTTTTTCAAAGTGGAACACAATGGTAAATAACCAAATAGCTGTTTCTTGTTAGGCTAACTAGTTGGTTCTTTTGCCCTAGCCAGACTCTATCCTTCAGCTTTGACATGGTGCagactttttccatttttactacCACTGTGGATTTCCTGAGCATGGCATGTGTATTCTAGTTTCAAATACAACCAACACAAGTGTGCCTAGGGACTAGCACTTCCCATCCACCCGAGATCTTTTATCACCATGTTGCAGTTGTTTCTGCTGCCCCCATCGCAGGGCCCCTGGCTTCACAGAGTACTGGCAAGAATTGCTTCTCCTCCAGATTCGAGGGAAGAGAATTCCCAATTTGCCCTTTAGAAGCATGTGCTTAAAGCTGAGTGACATACAGGTGGAAAGGAAGGCATTGGTAGGTTGTAATTACATTATAAAACTTCAAGCTACAGATTTCTCTTTGTTGTATCTGGCAATGCCCTCTTCTGTTCAGTTGTCAGCTCTGGTTGGGTGAGAAATGTTGGCTCCAGAGCCAAACCTGGCTGTTGAGCCACTGTGGGTTatcccccagccctgggactgGTTCCTGCTACAGGCCTCCACACCAACCCCAGCTGCGTCCATCCATAGCCCTTGGCATTTATCTCTGGGGGCCTTAGGAGAGAGGCTTTTGTGGCGGGGACCAGCTGTAGCATTGGGAGACTTGTCCTTTGAGATCTGTGAAGGCTACATTCATAGTATTGAGTTGGGAGCAGGGTTGTGCTACTGAGGTAGGGACATCCTCTGACCCCCCTTCCCAGCATTTAATGGAAACTGGAATCCACTTGGCTGCATGCAGGCCAGGGATCAGGAGAAGGGCAAAGGCTTGGTGTGGCCAGAGTGAGCCTAGAGTTCCCTGATGGTTCGATGCCATTCTCCTACCTCATTCAGAAATTTGTAGCCTTTCCACATAAACCCAAAGTAAGAACCATCAGCCTGGCAACTTGGTGCCTGGTCTGAGGCACGTGGTTCCCACATGGCTCACAGAGTGGGCCACTAGCAAACTCTCAGGAGCCATCATTTTTTCTGCTTGATGCAGGCAGCTGTAGTGACTCATATGTCCCCACCCCTCACAACTGTCTCCAGCTAATCCACTTGCAGGTTTTAGTTATGCAGGATTTCCATCAGGCTTTTTCTCATGACTTGATTTCCCATCTTGTTACAAAAGAGAAATGTTTGTGCCAACTAACCTAAAGAACAGCCTTTCATAGTCATTTAGAAAATAGGATTAGTCTCCAGGAATGTTGATATTTGTTCAGACTTGTCAAGATGGCTTTAGCTGGCTTCAGttcagaaatgattaaaaaattagaacTTACAAAGATCCATATTTAGGGGTACTGATCTTCTTGATAAAGTAAAAACTAGTTGATctagaggaaaaaaagatttaaagtgaatacagtaagccctggctggtgtggctcagtggattgagtgccagcctgtgaaccaaaacattgctggttcaattcctggtcagagcacatgcctgggttgtgggccaggtcccaggttgggagcttgtgagaagcaactaacccatgtttctcttgcacatcaatgtttccctccctctcttcctctctctccaaaaataaaaaagaaataaataaagaagatacaGTTAATGTCCTAACCAAAGAAATCCTTGACAGTGAGTAGAAAATTCTAAAGCGAAGTCAAAAATTTGTTTATATTCAAAGGCAAAACTCTCATATTTTAAGCATGAAAATATATGTCCTCAGTGGTGAAGACtctaaacaaaaggaagaagggagggaggagggtgagggagggaggggagaggaaggtagCCAGTTACAGACTATGTCAATATGGTCATGAATAGTCataaatagcataattaataaaagaacaggaaaggATTTAGAGtctattttacaagtgaggaaattgaggctcagaagaGTTTTCTGCTTTCAGTTTTTAAGCATCAACAACTCAAAAGTATGTACTTTGCAATGATTCTTAAATATTGGGTTTGAAGCCCAATGAACCCACAGGAATTTGTGTCCTTTAGGGGCAAAAGCCAGTATAAATTAGTGAAGAGTCTgaattacagatttttttcaattatcttCAAGACCATTCTAGTTAACTAGAATGCCCACAGCACTTGGCACAATGGTAAAGGGGGGATTTCAAGCTGGAGGATGGGGGTGCCAGGCCTCTAAAAGCCACACTCGAGAGCTGCTAAGCTGAAAACTTGAACAGCAGGGAAAAAGCATTGAGGTCattaaataaaaaaggtaattttCCAGAACAGCTCACGATCACCAGGTCAAATAACTGACCTCCCACATCAGCGAAACAAAATAGGGTATATTTGAGAACCTTAGGGTGCCATTTTTATAAATTGGTATTTGATTTTAATTGATATATTGGTTGATTTTATAGTAAGCAGTATATATGAGTGCTTGAAATACTAGTTCCAAAATATTGCAAATAATACGTCTGCAACTGTTATTAAACCAGAGGATTTCTAAGCAAAGTGAGATTTTAGCAATGCACTGCTGAAATTACAAacaagttcaagttaaaggaaaTGAACTGTGGAGGTGTACTATATAATCCCAAGTAGTAGGTTATTTTCCACTCAACTATAGTCTATATATACATTCAAATAAAAGTGTAGGCTCACTCTTCTGATAAAGATGATAAAGCTCACTTCATGCTGCCCTCCCCTctgctaaattttttttaaatctaaggtTTGATAACCCAGTCTATTAGAAAGAATGTAATGAGCCCCTTTACATGGAGAGCAGCATGCTATCAGTcccaaatggtattgggaaattTGATTTTAGGTATAGTTGCTTCACATATGGAATCTGAAGTCTCTTTTTCAATGCAGAAATTTTCAGTGCTCACATTTCAAGCCATATTAGGAAACACCACAATGAGCAGACCAAATTCTTTGAGAGCAGGGActgaatcttaatttttttatctcaAGGTTTCTCCACCTCAACACTATTGACAGTTGGGACTAAATGATTCTCTGTTGAGGGGCACTGTCCTGTGCACTTGTAGGCAGGTTGTGAGATGTTTAACAGCATCTCTGGATTCTACCCATGGTATGCCAGGAGCAATCTCTACAACCGATTGTGATTGTGAACAaagatgtctccagacattgccaacaGTCCACTGGGAGGGGCAAAGTCACCCTgggttaagaaccactgctttatCTCTAGGGTCTCTCTCATACCTGGCCCACAACAGGAGTTCAAAATTCTTTGAAGAATGAATGTAATCAAGAAATAATCAGGGAGACAGATCTATAGCTGTGGTCTCTAGTGCCCCTGACGTATTTTCTGGTTTACTTTCACAAGGCTGATGTGACCAGGAAAATATTATTTGGAACTGTATTCATCCATCCAGAGAGCCATCACTCATCTAGCATGTAACAGGGCTCTCTAGAAGCTTCTTCCTGGTAAATGGGGTTCAGAAGGACTACACCTCATCAAAGGGCAGGCACTTAGCCAGTTCTGAAGGGATGCCTCATCATTTACCAACACTGAAATCTGAAGAACCCATTATTCAAAACTCACCCCGTGATAACTGTTCATCAGTCTTATTTCCAAGGGCAGTATAACCCAGGAATTTACAAATATTGCCAGGAAGTTGAGTGTTTTTCCCCCTCATGTTTTACCTAAATCCTCTTGCTGTAATTGAGCCCAGTTTTTTGTTTGTCCTTAATGGAAACATAGGCCAAATCTCCTCCTTTTAGTAGTTCCCTATTTTAAACACCAGATCTTTCCAGAACCCCCTTCCCTAGGACTCAAGAGTCCCACCTCCTCTTGTGCCCTCTGAGCTCCTAGTTTATAGTCCTCTCGTCATCTTGGTTGCTCTTTCCCCAATTTCTACATTTACTCTGTAGAATCAAGAACCCCAGGTAGGTGATGATAATGCTTTTAAATTGGTTatagtgatggttgtacaactctgtgaatatactaaaaaatacttTACATGGGTAAATTgtacatgtgaattatatctcaataaagctgttacttttaaaaaataataaaagaatccCAGATAGAAATTGAGAAATGACTGTGGGTTCTAGCAAAGCCTGTTAGAACTGAGTACTTACTTCCTATCTTTGATCAGTTATATCCCTGTTAGTATATACCCACTTCCCATTGGGCCCCTCCCTCTTTGCCTAGTTATATACCTGTTAATACATCCTAAATTCCCTTTGGACCCCACCTATCTGAGTTTCTCAGGTTTCTCTTTATGGTCCAAAATTTGCTTGAAATATCGTCCCCCATATCTCATTTCTTAGAATCTGGAAACTCTCCCTCCAAGTGGCTTGCCCTGAACAGGCGTCCCCAGACCTTCAGGTTTGGTCCTCACCATTTCTCTACCAGGGTTCAAACTATATTTGGCCACAGGCCTCTTAATTCAAACAAAATCACACAAATGACCAGTGTAttaaaaaagtcacagaaaagcAGCTGCTCTGGTCTGGAGTCCGACCTAACTGTCCCCTCGTCCTACAGGGCTTACACGCATGGCTGTCAAAAGCTACTGCATAATGGTGGCACCAAACATGCCCCAGCAATGCAGCTTTTGCCATCCCACTCAACACCTTCTCTATCAGGACTCTGGATACTGGGGTATTGTGCCTTCTActattttatcttaaattttatcCAGCATAAAGGGagcattcagggcacataccgtcTAATGACCCCTGAACTCAGAATTAGGTGACTAGGTTCCCAATCATCATTCCCTCCTTCAGAAGTGGGGCTGGGTCCCAGGGCAGAGAAACAGGATGTAAGCTCTGTCCTCACAAAACAAAGACTCAGCCCCTGATTACAGGATGTCAGCAAGTATCAGTCCCCAAGGTGGCCACAATGGCAATGGAGACTACTGAAATGCTCTGGGCAATTCAGTCTTCCTGGAGGCAAGACCAGCACACAATGTTAACTGGTTTTGCTATTGTCGTTGTTGTAAGAAATGGTTTTTATGCAGCTTTATGATTTCAAGTACTTTACTAGAAACTAGCTAACAAGGTCTTGTCTGGCAGCAGTCCTTGGCGAAATGGTGGTGACTCAGGGATTACATTACTTGTAAAGAGGGCATCAGCTGTTTATAAGTGAATAGGTGCTCCAAGGGTACTTGAGGGTGGATAAGAACTGTCTACTTGCTTTGTATGGCTGGGGAATGTGACTAGGCAGGCAGTGGGAGAGCCAGGGTAATTCTTTAACCTCTGAGACCTTTCATTGCAACAATTTTCAGTGGGAATCTTTTCAAAATGCATTAAGTATCTCACCAGAGAAAACC
Protein-coding regions in this window:
- the RAI2 gene encoding retinoic acid-induced protein 2 isoform X2, with amino-acid sequence MDDLQSQNLSMDMTNSSPALPNNRLENGMAQLITTEAWNINSTDLGPVQLPVVLEQHVFQHLNSPLVLPQEAPCSSNAIHNNLFQAAEDPETQPQLLDLRIPSQPQEPTLPFEAVLQNLFPAQGTLGPPPCQPPPGYAPVPPQPFNSPLSPLVPPATLLVPYPVIVPLPVPIPIPIPIPVPQSSESKFSPSLSKPPSSFGLHPFKGTHTPLEKEELKPFDILQPKEYFQLSRHTVIKMGGENEALDLSMKSVPWLKAREVSPPICQEDTALDLSLAAHRKSEPSPETLYNSSRSVDSPRHMVTDKLPRGMEMPFAPATPYEASAMMDSHKGSNAAQLPSQPSQPSGEVKAENNIEMVSNSQAAKVIVSVEDAMPTIFCGKIKGLSGVSTKNFSFKREDSVFQGYDINSQEESMGNTELLRKPVKSRNIKFKKVNSQEIHMLPIKKQRLATFFPRK
- the RAI2 gene encoding retinoic acid-induced protein 2 isoform X1; this translates as MDDLQSQNLSMDMTNSSPALPNNRLENGMAQLITTEAWNINSTDLVKKALVTVPAPSILNPPAESQSGMALKVAATVLQPLCLGESPVVMPIHMQVEGSSAPELSPNSNATYVMTTQGPVQLPVVLEQHVFQHLNSPLVLPQEAPCSSNAIHNNLFQAAEDPETQPQLLDLRIPSQPQEPTLPFEAVLQNLFPAQGTLGPPPCQPPPGYAPVPPQPFNSPLSPLVPPATLLVPYPVIVPLPVPIPIPIPIPVPQSSESKFSPSLSKPPSSFGLHPFKGTHTPLEKEELKPFDILQPKEYFQLSRHTVIKMGGENEALDLSMKSVPWLKAREVSPPICQEDTALDLSLAAHRKSEPSPETLYNSSRSVDSPRHMVTDKLPRGMEMPFAPATPYEASAMMDSHKGSNAAQLPSQPSQPSGEVKAENNIEMVSNSQAAKVIVSVEDAMPTIFCGKIKGLSGVSTKNFSFKREDSVFQGYDINSQEESMGNTELLRKPVKSRNIKFKKVNSQEIHMLPIKKQRLATFFPRK